From Streptomyces sp. TLI_235, a single genomic window includes:
- a CDS encoding 4-hydroxyphenylpyruvate dioxygenase yields the protein MTANAVELTPAELEAGLDAEQLRTLVGLVEHDPAGDPFPVTAQDAVVFVVGNATQTAQFYQAVFGMELVAYSGPETGRRDRKAFVLRSGSCRFVIKGGVSPDSPLLDHHRRHGDGVVDLALVVPDVDKCIAHARAQGATVLEEPNDVSDEHGTVRRAAIATYGETRHTLIDRSRYTGPYLPGYVVAETRVQRPEGAPKRLFQALDHAVGNVELGRMDEWVSFYNRVMGFVNMAEFVGDDIATEYSALMSKVVASGNHRVKFPLNEPAIAKKKSQIDEYLEFYTGAGCQHMALATNDILTTVDVLRARGVEFLNTPDSYYDDPALRERIGKVRVPIEELKKRGILVDRDEDGYLLQIFTKPIGDRPTVFYEFIERHGSLGFGKGNFKALFEAIEREQDKRGNL from the coding sequence ATGACCGCCAACGCCGTGGAACTCACCCCCGCCGAGCTGGAGGCCGGCCTCGACGCCGAGCAGCTCCGCACGCTCGTCGGCCTGGTCGAGCACGACCCCGCGGGCGACCCCTTCCCGGTCACCGCGCAGGACGCGGTGGTCTTCGTCGTCGGCAACGCCACCCAGACGGCGCAGTTCTACCAGGCCGTGTTCGGCATGGAGCTGGTGGCGTACTCCGGTCCGGAGACCGGCCGCCGCGACCGCAAGGCGTTCGTGCTGCGGTCCGGCTCCTGCCGCTTCGTGATCAAGGGCGGTGTCTCCCCGGACAGCCCGCTCCTGGACCACCACCGCCGGCACGGCGACGGCGTGGTCGACCTGGCGCTGGTGGTGCCGGACGTCGACAAGTGCATCGCGCACGCCCGCGCCCAGGGCGCCACGGTCCTGGAGGAGCCGAACGACGTCTCCGACGAGCACGGCACCGTCCGCCGCGCCGCGATCGCCACCTACGGCGAGACCCGGCACACCCTGATCGACCGCTCCCGCTACACCGGCCCGTACCTGCCCGGCTACGTCGTCGCCGAGACGAGGGTGCAGCGGCCCGAGGGCGCGCCGAAGCGGCTGTTCCAGGCGCTGGACCACGCGGTCGGCAACGTGGAGCTCGGCCGGATGGACGAGTGGGTCTCGTTCTACAACCGGGTCATGGGCTTCGTGAACATGGCCGAGTTCGTCGGCGACGACATCGCCACCGAGTACTCCGCGCTGATGTCCAAGGTCGTCGCGAGCGGCAACCACCGGGTGAAGTTCCCGCTGAACGAGCCGGCGATCGCCAAGAAGAAGTCGCAGATCGACGAGTACCTGGAGTTCTACACCGGTGCCGGCTGCCAGCACATGGCGCTCGCCACCAACGACATCCTCACCACCGTCGACGTGCTGCGCGCACGCGGCGTGGAGTTCCTCAACACTCCGGACTCCTACTACGACGACCCGGCGCTGCGCGAGCGGATCGGCAAGGTCCGCGTCCCGATCGAGGAGCTGAAGAAGCGCGGCATCCTGGTCGACCGCGACGAGGACGGCTACCTGCTGCAGATCTTCACCAAGCCGATCGGCGACCGGCCGACCGTCTTCTACGAGTTCATCGAGCGCCACGGTTCGCTGGGCTTCGGCAAGGGCAACTTCAAGGCGCTCTTCGAGGCCATCGAGCGCGAGCAGGACAAGCGCGGAAACCTCTGA
- a CDS encoding homogentisate 1,2-dioxygenase, translating to MAHYRQLGDIPPKRHTQHRTPEGGLYYEELMGEEGFFSDSSLLYHRGIPSAIVDARPWELPNQATTPNLPLIPRHLKLHQLFGEDWKGVDVVAGRRLVLGNGDVRISYVVAGAPSELYRNGLGDECVYVEDGTATVETVFGSLEVGRGDYVIIPRATTHRWVPTGDGPLRAYCIEANSHITPPKRYLSRFGQLLEHAPYCERDLRGPVGPLLVEGTDVDVLVKHRGSTGVVGTRYTVPHHPFDVVGWDGCLYPYAFNIEDFEPITGRIHQPPPVHQVFEGNNFVICNFVPRKVDYHPLSIPVPYYHSNVDSDEVMFYCGGNYEARKGSGIGQGSISLHPGGHTHGPQPGAYERSIGVEFFDELAVMVDTFKPLELGEGGTASEDPGYAWTWSGGRGPGR from the coding sequence ATGGCGCACTACCGGCAGCTGGGCGACATCCCGCCCAAGCGGCACACCCAGCACCGCACACCCGAGGGCGGGCTGTACTACGAGGAGTTGATGGGCGAGGAGGGATTCTTCTCCGACTCCTCGCTGCTCTACCACCGGGGCATCCCCTCGGCGATCGTGGACGCCCGTCCGTGGGAGCTGCCGAACCAGGCCACCACGCCCAACCTTCCGCTGATCCCCCGCCACCTGAAGCTGCACCAGCTCTTCGGCGAGGACTGGAAGGGTGTCGACGTGGTGGCCGGGCGCCGCCTCGTCCTCGGCAACGGCGACGTGCGGATCTCGTACGTGGTCGCGGGCGCGCCGAGCGAGCTGTACCGCAACGGGCTCGGCGACGAGTGCGTGTACGTCGAGGACGGCACGGCCACCGTCGAGACCGTCTTCGGCTCGCTTGAGGTCGGCCGCGGCGACTACGTGATCATCCCCCGGGCCACCACGCACCGCTGGGTGCCGACCGGCGACGGGCCGCTGCGCGCGTACTGCATCGAGGCGAACAGCCACATCACCCCGCCCAAGCGGTACCTGTCCCGGTTCGGGCAACTGCTGGAGCACGCGCCGTACTGCGAGCGGGACCTGCGCGGGCCGGTCGGGCCGCTGCTGGTCGAGGGCACCGACGTCGACGTGCTGGTCAAGCACCGCGGCTCGACCGGCGTGGTCGGCACCCGCTACACCGTGCCGCACCACCCGTTCGACGTGGTCGGCTGGGACGGCTGCCTCTACCCGTACGCCTTCAACATCGAGGACTTCGAGCCGATCACCGGCCGGATCCACCAGCCGCCGCCGGTGCACCAGGTCTTCGAGGGCAACAACTTCGTCATCTGCAACTTCGTGCCGCGCAAGGTGGACTACCACCCGCTGTCGATCCCGGTGCCGTACTACCACTCCAACGTGGACAGCGACGAGGTCATGTTCTACTGCGGCGGCAACTACGAGGCCCGCAAGGGCTCCGGGATCGGCCAGGGCTCGATCTCGCTGCACCCCGGCGGCCACACCCACGGCCCGCAGCCGGGCGCGTACGAGCGGTCCATCGGCGTCGAGTTCTTCGACGAACTCGCCGTCATGGTGGACACCTTCAAGCCGCTGGAGCTCGGCGAGGGCGGCACCGCGAGCGAGGACCCGGGCTACGCCTGGACGTGGTCCGGCGGACGGGGGCCGGGCCGGTGA